Part of the Anopheles gambiae chromosome 3, idAnoGambNW_F1_1, whole genome shotgun sequence genome is shown below.
ACTAATTAATGTCTGTTTGCAGTAATACATCTCTGAATTCGGACACCACACTCTTGCTTAATGTATCCATCGATGGTTTGCCGATATTTAAAAGCAATAATTTACAATTCTGGCcgattttaataaatattcataacatgCCAGAAATTCCTGTTATGATTGTTTCAATTTACAGCGGAACAAAGAAACCTAGCatcgaatattttttaaagcagTTCATCGAAGAAATAAACCTATTAACTAGCAATGGGGTACAAATCAACGACGTGAGAGTTGATGTAGTGGTACGCGCCATAATTGCCGATTCACCTGCACGGGCGTTTataaaaggtaaaacaaaattGCATTTTATACTTCTAAAGCACAAACTATTGATTTAATTCGTTTTTTACAGGTGTCGCCAACTTCAATTCATTTGATGGTTGTTTGAAATGCACTACCAAAGGTGTCAAAATGCAAGGAAGAACAACTTTCCTTGATTGTAGcgcaccaaaaagaaccgataGACATTTTAGAAAGCGGAAGTATGGTGGTCATCATAAACTTGACTCGCCACTACTTTtgttaaataattttgatCTTGTGAAGCAAATAATAGTTTGTGATCAACTACATTTGATAGATCTTGGTGTCACCAAACGGATATTGATCGGCTTGTTGTTTGGTAAATttgggtttaaaaaaaaattgtcgtTTGCTGAAATAACGACAATATCTGGTATGCTAATCACAATCCAATTGCCAATAGAAATCCATAGAAAATTTCGATCGTTACACGATGTGAGTCACTGGAAAGGCTCAgagttttcatcatttttataCTATGCAAGTTTTTcggtgttgaaaaacatcatgAGTGATGAACAGCACAAACATTATATGTTGTATTTCTGTAGTATAACATTATTCTCCTCGAACATCTACAAAGAACATTGGCCGCTTgctaataatttaattactcTTTTTGTAAAAAAGTATGTTGATGTTTACGGATCACAGTTTATCTCGAGCAACGTTCACAATCTTACACACATATTCGAAGAAGTAGATGAATTTGGTCCACTGCGGACGTTATCTTCTTATTTATTCGAAAATGCTCtacaacacataaaaaattTTTTGCGTAACGGATGGAAGAGTTTGGAACAAGTTATTAATAGAATTGCAGAACAAGAAGCGTATTATGTCCATAAAAAAGATGATATTTCAAGTTATCCATCTATTAAACAGAGAGGTAACATTACCACTCTCCATGTTCGCAAAGGATTTTGCTTGAAACCTGGACACCGAGATGGGTGGTTTTTAACCAAATCTGGAAATGTTTGCCAGTACATTAATGTAGTTGCACAGGAAAATGTAACAAGCCTAAAAATAATCGCCAGAAAATTAAGCAACTCTACTCATTGCTTTGATTATCCCTTT
Proteins encoded:
- the LOC5667559 gene encoding uncharacterized protein LOC5667559 isoform X2; amino-acid sequence: MNKSFSKRIKYNSYLYRHRDRLEHENQIDDGAGPSGTSNAEQGMNSSQGSDALAQDNIVGETFYEGEAAYLSEADDDVIDYLMESSDDDIDPAASDDPFSAEDALRQWAISTNQTYDSIAQVMDIVRKVSSCNLPKDARTLLKINRKISADILTVEGGQYWYYGVQKCLTNKLSNTSLNSDTTLLLNVSIDGLPIFKSNNLQFWPILINIHNMPEIPVMIVSIYSGTKKPSIEYFLKQFIEEINLLTSNGVQINDVRVDVVVRAIIADSPARAFIKGVANFNSFDGCLKCTTKGVKMQGRTTFLDCSAPKRTDRHFRKRKYGGHHKLDSPLLLLNNFDLVKQIIVCDQLHLIDLGVTKRILIGLLFGKFGFKKKLSFAEITTISGMLITIQLPIEIHRKFRSLHDVSHWKGSEFSSFLYYASFSVLKNIMSDEQHKHYMLYFCSITLFSSNIYKEHWPLANNLITLFVKKYVDVYGSQFISSNVHNLTHIFEEVDEFGPLRTLSSYLFENALQHIKNFLRNGWKSLEQVINRIAEQEAYYVHKKDDISSYPSIKQRGNITTLHVRKGFCLKPGHRDGWFLTKSGNVCQYINVVAQENVTSLKIIARKLSNSTHCFDYPFTSKLINMHRGNLRSFEETEVQIDLQDVKCKLVAVPLPKDNEFDFVPLVHTLIE
- the LOC5667559 gene encoding uncharacterized protein LOC5667559 isoform X1, with the translated sequence MNKSFSKRIKYNSYLYRHRDRLEHENQIDDGAGPSGTSNVAEQGMNSSQGSDALAQDNIVGETFYEGEAAYLSEADDDVIDYLMESSDDDIDPAASDDPFSAEDALRQWAISTNQTYDSIAQVMDIVRKVSSCNLPKDARTLLKINRKISADILTVEGGQYWYYGVQKCLTNKLSNTSLNSDTTLLLNVSIDGLPIFKSNNLQFWPILINIHNMPEIPVMIVSIYSGTKKPSIEYFLKQFIEEINLLTSNGVQINDVRVDVVVRAIIADSPARAFIKGVANFNSFDGCLKCTTKGVKMQGRTTFLDCSAPKRTDRHFRKRKYGGHHKLDSPLLLLNNFDLVKQIIVCDQLHLIDLGVTKRILIGLLFGKFGFKKKLSFAEITTISGMLITIQLPIEIHRKFRSLHDVSHWKGSEFSSFLYYASFSVLKNIMSDEQHKHYMLYFCSITLFSSNIYKEHWPLANNLITLFVKKYVDVYGSQFISSNVHNLTHIFEEVDEFGPLRTLSSYLFENALQHIKNFLRNGWKSLEQVINRIAEQEAYYVHKKDDISSYPSIKQRGNITTLHVRKGFCLKPGHRDGWFLTKSGNVCQYINVVAQENVTSLKIIARKLSNSTHCFDYPFTSKLINMHRGNLRSFEETEVQIDLQDVKCKLVAVPLPKDNEFDFVPLVHTLIE